A segment of the Armatimonadota bacterium genome:
GGCGATCGCCGTCTACGCGCAGACGCTGTCCCGGGAGCCGCTGCTCGAAGCCGCGCACCGGGGACTGATCCGCTGCTACGCGCATACGGGTCGGCGGGATCTGGCTTTGCGGCAGTATCGCCTCTGCGTCGAGGTGCTCGCTCGCGAGCTCGATGTGGCACCTGAGGAGGAAACCCAGGCGCTCTACGAAGCCGTGAGCGAAAGCCGTCGGATCCCGCTGCCGTCCCCGCAAGGGGCGGCGGTGTTCCCGTCCGGATGATTCAGCTCAAAGGTGTCTCTCCGGCCGGGGTCCGTGCTTCCGCCGCCGCAGAGGCGCCGCAGCTCAGCCGCTGCGACCGGAAGGGCGAGCGGGCCAGGGCGTGGCGCAGCAGCAGCAGGTAGATGACCACCCCCGCGGCCCACACCAGGGTGACGGCGCCGAACGATGGGGAGAGGATGCCCTGGCTGGCGCCCAGCTTCCCCGCCAGCACCGTGGGGAAGTTGTAGGCGGCGTGCAGGAGGCTGGCCGCCAGCACGCCAAGCGGCACCACTCGGGGGGCTCCGCCGGCGACCACCCGTCTGGCCAGGAAGTAGCCGGTGATCCCGGAGAAGGAGGCGTGGCCGACGGTGGTCAGGAGGGCGCGCATGGGAGCCACGACCCCGAAGGCTCCCACCAGCGCTCCTGCCTGCGCTTCCGTCAGGGCCAGTCCCTGCTCCACGGCCTGCTGCAGTGTGCCCACGTAGGTCATCATGATGTAGACGAAGTTCTCCGCCGCGGCGAACCCCAGGGCCACCGTGGTCATATAGATCATCCCGTCTGCCAGCTCGTTGAAGTTGGGGTCGCTGCGGGTGCTGTTGGCCGTCACCAGGTA
Coding sequences within it:
- a CDS encoding PrsW family glutamic-type intramembrane protease — translated: MVQLLALMASFVPAILWLWFFYSRDRYEREPKRLIGKLFLWGLLAAPWAAGYNMFLDLNLEPLVDGVGQSGTIRLAVGLLFFLVFLAAFNEEILKYLVTANSTRSDPNFNELADGMIYMTTVALGFAAAENFVYIMMTYVGTLQQAVEQGLALTEAQAGALVGAFGVVAPMRALLTTVGHASFSGITGYFLARRVVAGGAPRVVPLGVLAASLLHAAYNFPTVLAGKLGASQGILSPSFGAVTLVWAAGVVIYLLLLRHALARSPFRSQRLSCGASAAAEARTPAGETPLS